The following are from one region of the Qipengyuania flava genome:
- the sufC gene encoding Fe-S cluster assembly ATPase SufC, translated as MLKIDNLHAEIDGKTILNGLSLTVPAGEVHAIMGPNGAGKSTLAYVLGGRPGYEVTAGSVEFNGQDLLDLEPHERAAAGLFLGFQYPVEIPGVSNLQFLREALNSQRKARGEEPLTGGEFLKLAKDKAGLLKLDPEMLKRHVNVGFSGGEKKRAEMVQMGILDPSFAVLDETDSGLDIDALRVVGEGINSIMRDPAKGVLLITHYQRLLDVVKPDKVSILSKGRIVQTGGPELALRLENEGYDAVMADA; from the coding sequence ATGCTGAAAATCGACAATCTCCACGCCGAAATCGACGGCAAGACGATCCTCAACGGCCTTTCGCTGACCGTTCCGGCGGGCGAGGTCCACGCGATCATGGGCCCCAATGGCGCGGGCAAGTCGACGCTCGCCTATGTGCTGGGCGGTCGTCCGGGCTACGAAGTCACCGCTGGCTCGGTCGAGTTCAACGGGCAGGACCTGCTCGATCTCGAACCCCACGAACGCGCGGCGGCGGGCCTGTTCCTCGGCTTCCAGTACCCGGTCGAGATTCCCGGCGTCTCGAACCTGCAATTCCTGCGCGAAGCATTGAATTCGCAGCGCAAGGCGCGCGGCGAAGAACCGCTGACCGGCGGCGAGTTCCTCAAGCTTGCGAAGGACAAGGCAGGCCTGCTCAAGCTCGACCCCGAAATGCTCAAGCGCCACGTCAATGTCGGCTTCTCCGGCGGCGAGAAGAAGCGCGCCGAGATGGTCCAGATGGGCATCCTCGACCCGAGCTTCGCCGTGCTCGACGAGACCGATAGCGGCCTCGACATCGACGCGCTGCGCGTGGTTGGCGAGGGCATCAATTCGATCATGCGCGATCCGGCCAAGGGCGTGCTGCTGATCACGCACTACCAGCGCCTGCTCGACGTGGTGAAGCCGGACAAGGTCTCGATCCTGTCCAAGGGCCGTATCGTCCAGACCGGCGGCCCCGAGCTCGCGCTGCGGCTTGAGAACGAAGGCTACGACGCGGTGATGGCTGATGCCTGA
- a CDS encoding DUF559 domain-containing protein: MTERKTLQLRDPSETADDTPALKKKGRGWEISEKRLDKIHERARYLRRHASPAHKALAARFAKEDFGRYKFTRHTVVGSAILDFVSHPLGLAIAIDEEGQNDTLAKRRDKSLASVGIEVFRIPAATILDDVEAAMQPIFAAMNARYRDKETARRAHQSKYGSTPRRPRPQRRDDRT; encoded by the coding sequence GTGACCGAACGCAAGACCCTCCAGCTCCGCGATCCCAGCGAGACTGCAGACGACACCCCCGCGCTCAAGAAGAAGGGCCGCGGGTGGGAGATTTCGGAGAAGCGGCTCGACAAGATCCATGAGCGTGCGCGCTATCTGCGGCGGCATGCGAGCCCGGCGCACAAAGCGCTCGCGGCGCGTTTCGCCAAGGAAGATTTCGGCAGGTACAAGTTCACCCGCCACACGGTGGTCGGCTCGGCGATCCTCGACTTCGTCTCGCATCCGCTCGGCCTTGCCATCGCGATCGACGAGGAAGGCCAGAACGACACCCTCGCCAAGCGCCGCGACAAGAGCCTTGCGAGCGTCGGTATCGAGGTCTTCCGCATTCCCGCCGCGACCATCCTCGACGATGTCGAAGCGGCGATGCAGCCGATCTTCGCCGCCATGAACGCGCGCTACCGCGACAAGGAAACCGCGCGCCGCGCCCACCAATCGAAATACGGATCGACGCCCCGCCGCCCCCGGCCCCAGCGTCGCGACGACAGGACATAA
- the ggt gene encoding gamma-glutamyltransferase produces the protein MKRFLPVSLAALALSACASSTYSNAPVADAPPAPSAPAFAGAVSAADPRAQEAGEAMLAKGGSATDAAIAVMLALTVVEPQSSGIGGGGFLVRGTADGSVGTFDGRETAPAGATPEWFLNADGELPPYMDSVRSGLSVGVPGNIALAAKAHAAHGRLPWATLFEPAIALAREGFEVNPRLNGMLDRAKNRAAYSEEARALYFDAQGEPLPVGATIRVERLAQTFEAIAKAGPEAFYKGEIASEIAATVAADTPKPGAMTLADITGYEAKTRDALCGDYRGYTVCTMGPPTSGGVAVLQILGQLERFDLAALGPRNPVTWHLFIESQRLAYADRELYLADSDFVSVPVAGLTDPAYLAARSALIAQDSRMAEVAAGTPAGASAALADGDEPEEKGTSHFAVVDAAGTMVSYTSTIEGAFGSGLMAGGFFLNNELTDFSRSPEVDGRLVANRVEGGKRPRSSMSPTVVWDPQGKPFLAVGAAGGGTIPVQTARSIIGAIDFGLSAEDILGLPFIMAFGDRLLLEKDTWLEEQASAFEALGHPELLVRLAPVKGGAVLRTTYGWESARDPRLEGQIETP, from the coding sequence ATGAAGAGGTTCCTCCCCGTCTCGCTTGCAGCGCTCGCCCTTTCGGCTTGCGCCTCCTCCACCTACTCAAACGCCCCGGTCGCAGACGCGCCCCCGGCCCCGAGCGCTCCCGCCTTTGCCGGCGCCGTAAGCGCAGCCGATCCGCGCGCGCAGGAAGCAGGCGAGGCGATGCTGGCCAAGGGCGGCAGCGCGACCGACGCGGCCATCGCCGTCATGCTGGCTCTAACCGTGGTCGAGCCGCAGAGCTCGGGCATTGGCGGCGGCGGTTTCCTCGTGCGCGGGACGGCCGACGGGTCGGTCGGCACCTTCGACGGACGCGAAACGGCGCCCGCCGGGGCGACGCCCGAATGGTTCCTGAACGCTGATGGCGAGCTTCCCCCGTACATGGACTCGGTCCGCAGCGGCCTGTCGGTCGGGGTGCCCGGCAACATCGCGCTGGCCGCCAAGGCCCACGCCGCTCACGGCCGGCTGCCCTGGGCCACGTTGTTCGAACCCGCAATTGCGCTGGCGCGTGAAGGTTTCGAGGTAAACCCGCGCCTCAACGGCATGCTGGATCGGGCAAAGAACCGTGCCGCCTATTCCGAGGAAGCGCGCGCGCTCTATTTCGACGCGCAGGGCGAGCCGCTACCGGTCGGCGCAACGATCCGGGTCGAGCGACTGGCGCAGACATTCGAGGCCATCGCCAAGGCCGGCCCCGAGGCGTTCTACAAGGGCGAGATTGCCAGCGAGATCGCCGCAACCGTCGCGGCCGATACGCCAAAGCCCGGTGCAATGACCCTGGCCGATATCACCGGCTACGAAGCCAAAACGCGCGATGCGCTCTGCGGCGACTATCGCGGCTACACCGTGTGCACCATGGGACCGCCGACGTCGGGCGGCGTGGCGGTTCTCCAGATCCTGGGGCAGCTGGAACGCTTCGACCTTGCCGCGCTCGGCCCGCGCAATCCGGTCACCTGGCACCTGTTCATCGAATCGCAGCGCCTCGCCTACGCCGATCGCGAACTGTATCTCGCCGACAGCGACTTCGTGAGCGTGCCGGTCGCAGGGCTGACCGATCCCGCCTACCTCGCCGCGCGCAGCGCGCTGATCGCGCAGGACAGCCGTATGGCCGAAGTCGCGGCCGGAACGCCTGCGGGCGCCTCCGCCGCGCTCGCCGACGGGGACGAGCCGGAAGAGAAAGGCACGTCGCATTTCGCCGTCGTGGACGCTGCGGGCACGATGGTGAGCTACACCTCCACCATCGAAGGAGCCTTCGGGTCGGGGCTGATGGCTGGCGGGTTCTTCCTCAACAACGAGCTCACCGACTTCAGCCGCAGCCCGGAGGTGGACGGGCGCCTGGTGGCAAACCGGGTGGAAGGCGGGAAGCGTCCCCGCTCGTCCATGTCGCCGACGGTCGTCTGGGACCCGCAGGGCAAGCCTTTCCTTGCCGTTGGGGCGGCCGGCGGCGGGACCATCCCTGTGCAGACCGCGCGCAGCATCATCGGCGCGATCGATTTCGGCTTGTCGGCCGAGGATATCCTCGGCCTGCCTTTCATCATGGCGTTCGGTGACCGGCTGCTGCTCGAAAAGGACACCTGGCTTGAAGAGCAAGCCTCCGCTTTCGAAGCGCTCGGCCACCCCGAATTGCTGGTGCGGCTGGCACCGGTGAAGGGCGGCGCGGTCCTGCGCACGACATATGGATGGGAAAGCGCCCGCGATCCGCGTCTCGAGGGCCAGATCGAAACGCCGTGA
- a CDS encoding helix-turn-helix transcriptional regulator: MSGLQGDEPSHTFEFIAAPSDLEPYLNSLYIWRSPADEIKDVLPAYSGQMVAFVEGNGLLHFEHEVSETRDAFFVAPLVQARGFSINGPATMFGVSLNFRGWAALTGLPVQDNHDCLIASERILDDGGVRLFDGLAERWRSGELDDKGVLDAMSGIVRGNLSRLPEQHLTVIDRTLDWLSSSFKPDLEDLYDRLPYSKRQSQRLVAQFFGQSPVRLVRRYRAVRAATLLSLPQLPEELEAEIREAFYDQAHLIKEIRFFTGRTPKRLQPEPGSPVHDMLGPEGYGSVDLFGSGEAEQLGRDPLD, translated from the coding sequence TTGTCGGGTCTGCAGGGTGACGAACCGTCACACACTTTCGAATTCATTGCGGCGCCGAGCGATCTCGAGCCCTACCTGAACTCGCTCTATATCTGGCGCTCGCCGGCGGACGAGATCAAGGACGTCCTGCCCGCTTATTCGGGGCAGATGGTGGCCTTCGTTGAAGGCAATGGCCTTCTGCATTTCGAACACGAAGTATCCGAAACGCGCGATGCGTTCTTCGTGGCGCCGCTTGTCCAGGCGCGCGGTTTTTCCATCAATGGCCCTGCGACCATGTTCGGCGTCTCGCTCAACTTCCGCGGATGGGCGGCGCTAACCGGCCTCCCGGTCCAGGACAATCACGATTGCCTGATCGCCTCCGAGCGAATCCTCGACGATGGCGGCGTGCGCCTGTTCGATGGCCTCGCCGAGCGCTGGCGTTCGGGAGAGCTCGACGACAAGGGCGTGCTCGACGCCATGAGCGGCATTGTTCGCGGCAATCTCTCGCGCCTGCCCGAGCAGCATCTGACGGTGATCGACCGGACGCTTGACTGGCTGTCGAGCTCGTTCAAGCCGGACCTCGAAGACCTCTACGATCGCCTGCCCTATTCCAAGCGCCAGTCGCAGCGGCTGGTCGCGCAATTCTTCGGCCAGTCGCCGGTCCGGCTGGTCCGCCGTTACCGCGCCGTGCGCGCCGCGACGCTGCTGTCGCTGCCGCAGCTTCCCGAGGAACTGGAAGCCGAAATCCGCGAGGCGTTCTACGACCAGGCGCATCTCATCAAGGAAATCCGCTTCTTCACCGGCCGCACGCCCAAGCGCCTGCAGCCCGAACCGGGCTCGCCGGTGCACGACATGCTGGGCCCTGAAGGTTACGGCTCGGTCGACCTGTTCGGTTCGGGCGAAGCCGAGCAACTGGGACGCGATCCGCTCGACTGA
- the sufB gene encoding Fe-S cluster assembly protein SufB: MSEELDIQDREAKEAAEKAAEYEHGWSADIETEFAEKGLTEDTVRFISAKKGEPEWMLDWRLKAFRLWQDMEEPDWAKLGYPEIDYQDAYYYAAPKKKEKLKSLDELDPEIKAVYDKLGIPVAEQEVLAGVEGARKVAVDAVFDSVSVATTFREELKKAGVIFLSISEAVKEYPDLVKKWLGKVVPQHDNFFATLNSAVFSDGTFVYVPEGVRCPMELSTYFRINAENTGQFERTLIVAEKGSYVSYLEGCTAPMRDENQLHAAVVELVALEDAEIKYSTVQNWYPGNAEGVGGIYNFVTKRGLCQGARSKISWTQVETGSAVTWKYPSCVLNGEDSVGEFYSVAVTNNYQQADTGTKMIHNGRGSRSTIISKGISAGKSNNTYRGLVRVAANADGVRNRTECDSLLIGDQCGAHTVPYIEVKNPGAQIEHEATTSKISDDQLFYAMQRGLDDEEAMALIVNGFAKDVLKELPMEFAVEAQKLLAISLEGSVG; this comes from the coding sequence ATGAGCGAAGAACTGGACATCCAAGACCGCGAAGCCAAGGAAGCCGCCGAAAAAGCGGCCGAGTACGAGCACGGCTGGTCGGCGGACATCGAAACCGAATTTGCGGAGAAGGGCCTTACCGAAGACACGGTGCGCTTCATCTCGGCAAAGAAGGGCGAGCCGGAATGGATGCTCGACTGGCGCCTCAAGGCCTTCCGCCTGTGGCAGGACATGGAAGAGCCCGACTGGGCCAAGCTCGGCTATCCCGAGATCGATTACCAGGACGCCTATTACTACGCCGCGCCCAAGAAGAAGGAGAAGCTCAAGTCGCTCGACGAGCTCGATCCGGAGATCAAGGCGGTCTACGACAAGCTCGGCATTCCCGTGGCGGAGCAGGAAGTGCTCGCCGGGGTCGAAGGCGCACGCAAGGTCGCGGTCGATGCCGTGTTCGACAGCGTCTCGGTTGCCACCACCTTCCGCGAGGAGCTGAAGAAGGCGGGCGTCATCTTCCTTTCCATCAGCGAGGCGGTGAAGGAATACCCTGACCTCGTGAAGAAGTGGCTCGGCAAGGTCGTCCCGCAGCACGACAACTTCTTCGCCACATTGAACAGCGCGGTCTTTTCGGACGGCACCTTCGTCTATGTTCCCGAAGGGGTGCGCTGCCCGATGGAACTGTCGACTTACTTCCGCATCAATGCGGAGAACACCGGCCAGTTCGAACGCACGCTGATCGTTGCCGAGAAGGGCAGCTACGTCAGCTACCTCGAAGGCTGCACCGCGCCGATGCGCGATGAAAACCAGCTCCACGCCGCGGTGGTCGAACTGGTCGCGCTCGAGGATGCCGAGATCAAGTATTCGACCGTCCAGAACTGGTACCCGGGCAATGCGGAAGGCGTTGGCGGGATCTACAATTTCGTCACCAAGCGCGGCCTCTGCCAGGGCGCGCGGTCCAAGATCAGCTGGACGCAGGTCGAAACCGGCAGCGCGGTGACGTGGAAATACCCGAGCTGCGTGCTCAACGGCGAAGACAGCGTGGGCGAATTCTACTCGGTCGCGGTGACCAACAATTACCAGCAGGCCGATACCGGCACCAAGATGATCCACAACGGCCGCGGCAGCCGCTCGACGATCATCTCCAAGGGCATTTCGGCGGGCAAGAGCAACAACACCTATCGCGGGCTGGTGCGCGTGGCAGCCAATGCCGACGGCGTGCGCAACCGCACCGAATGCGATTCGCTATTGATCGGCGACCAGTGCGGCGCACACACCGTGCCCTATATCGAGGTGAAGAACCCCGGCGCCCAGATCGAGCACGAGGCGACCACCAGCAAGATCAGCGACGACCAGCTCTTCTACGCCATGCAACGCGGCCTCGACGACGAGGAGGCGATGGCGCTGATCGTCAACGGCTTCGCCAAGGACGTGCTCAAAGAGCTGCCGATGGAGTTTGCGGTTGAGGCGCAGAAGCTGCTGGCGATCTCGCTCGAAGGGAGTGTGGGGTGA
- a CDS encoding quinone-dependent dihydroorotate dehydrogenase: MLFDFARPALFALDPERAHRLTVKALAVSPRITPPRAGALAVQVAGLTFPNPLGMAAGFDKDAEVPDQLLGLGFGYTEVGSITPRPQEGNPKPRLFRLVEDHGVINRMGFNNGGAQVAKARLEKRAGRGGIVGINIGANKDSEDRIADYVTMTRIMAPLASYLAVNISSPNTPGLRALQDESALTALLDAVIEARGDEGPPVFLKVAPDLEPADIDAIARIAIDRKLGALIVSNTTISRPDLRSSNAGETGGLSGAPLRDLAQQRLRDFRKATGGAMPLVGVGGIASAEDAWARIRAGASLVQLYSAMVYEGPGLPRRITRGLKRLMARDGFSSIAEAVGTE, from the coding sequence ATGCTCTTCGATTTCGCCCGCCCCGCCCTCTTTGCCCTCGATCCCGAGCGCGCTCATCGCCTGACCGTGAAGGCGCTGGCCGTCTCGCCGCGCATCACGCCTCCGCGCGCCGGAGCGCTCGCGGTCCAGGTCGCGGGCCTCACCTTCCCCAACCCGCTGGGCATGGCCGCCGGGTTCGACAAGGACGCGGAAGTGCCGGACCAGCTGCTCGGCCTGGGCTTCGGTTACACCGAAGTCGGCTCGATCACGCCGCGCCCGCAGGAAGGCAATCCCAAGCCGCGGCTGTTCCGACTGGTGGAGGACCACGGGGTCATCAACCGGATGGGGTTCAACAACGGCGGCGCCCAGGTCGCAAAGGCGCGACTCGAAAAGCGCGCGGGGCGCGGCGGGATTGTCGGCATCAACATCGGCGCGAACAAGGATAGCGAGGACCGCATCGCCGACTACGTCACGATGACGCGGATCATGGCGCCGCTCGCCTCCTACCTCGCCGTCAATATTTCGAGCCCGAACACGCCGGGCCTGCGTGCGCTGCAAGACGAAAGCGCGCTGACCGCACTGCTCGACGCGGTGATCGAGGCGCGCGGCGACGAGGGGCCGCCGGTCTTCCTCAAGGTCGCCCCCGACCTCGAGCCGGCCGATATCGACGCGATTGCCCGCATTGCGATCGATCGCAAGCTGGGCGCGCTGATCGTCTCCAACACGACTATCTCGCGGCCCGACTTGCGCTCGTCCAACGCGGGCGAGACAGGCGGCCTCTCCGGCGCCCCCTTGCGCGACCTTGCCCAGCAGCGCCTGCGCGACTTCCGCAAGGCAACGGGCGGCGCGATGCCGCTGGTGGGTGTCGGCGGCATCGCAAGCGCAGAGGATGCCTGGGCGCGCATCCGGGCCGGCGCCAGCCTGGTCCAGCTCTACAGCGCCATGGTCTATGAAGGTCCCGGCCTGCCGCGCCGGATCACCCGTGGGCTCAAGCGCCTTATGGCCCGCGACGGCTTCTCTTCGATTGCCGAGGCGGTCGGAACCGAATAG
- a CDS encoding SufD family Fe-S cluster assembly protein, with protein MPEAAELPTRKEEAWRYSRVERLQGENLDDWRVIDVAAGESFRDTLVIADGAETKPTELHRWRVSVGEGARCEIFAVLSSAEFARLEIEVTLGKGAHFELGGITVGGRETVREIVTRTIHAEPDGTSNQTVRAVHWGHGTGNFLGNIDVVRHAQKTDAAQDFKGLLLEKGASVNAVPQLEIFADDVKCAHGASVGQLDETARFYMAARGLSPDLARRLLVQAFLGDALVSLEDEDLRESLMAAALDKVDKAL; from the coding sequence ATGCCTGAGGCAGCGGAACTTCCCACGCGCAAGGAGGAGGCCTGGCGCTATTCGCGCGTCGAGCGTCTCCAGGGCGAGAACCTCGACGACTGGCGCGTGATCGACGTGGCGGCGGGCGAGAGCTTCCGCGATACGCTGGTGATTGCCGATGGCGCAGAGACGAAGCCGACCGAACTGCACCGCTGGCGCGTGAGTGTCGGCGAGGGCGCGCGCTGCGAGATCTTCGCGGTGCTGTCCTCGGCCGAATTCGCGCGGCTGGAAATCGAGGTGACACTCGGCAAGGGGGCGCATTTCGAGCTTGGCGGCATCACCGTGGGCGGGCGCGAGACGGTGCGCGAAATCGTCACCCGTACGATCCACGCAGAACCGGACGGCACGAGCAACCAGACGGTGCGCGCAGTCCACTGGGGCCACGGCACGGGCAATTTCCTCGGCAATATCGACGTCGTGCGCCATGCGCAGAAGACGGACGCGGCGCAGGACTTCAAGGGCCTGCTGCTTGAGAAAGGTGCGAGCGTGAACGCCGTACCCCAGCTGGAAATTTTCGCCGACGACGTGAAATGCGCCCACGGCGCCAGCGTTGGCCAGCTCGACGAGACCGCCCGTTTCTACATGGCCGCGCGCGGGCTTTCGCCCGATCTCGCCCGCCGCCTGCTGGTGCAGGCGTTCCTTGGTGATGCGTTGGTATCGCTCGAGGATGAGGACCTGCGCGAAAGCCTCATGGCAGCCGCACTCGACAAGGTGGACAAGGCGCTGTGA
- a CDS encoding AMP-dependent synthetase/ligase: MLSDIDSANNLVELFLKRADEKGDQPFLGAKRGGEWQTISWAEAADQVCLLAENLRALGLKDGDRVCLVSENRPEWCISDLAIMAAGCITVPAYITNTERDHVHILDNSGSKAVIVSNEKLLKPLHGALQASGVAEHVIGIDDLHRQQSGSFAYHNWDKVMAGDAAAARAAVEARIANIGRGDTACIIYTSGTGGAPRGVLQHHGAILCNAAGAAEILINDFGIDDDERFLSFLPLSHAYEHTGGQFLPIGVGAQIYYSEGLEKLASNIEETRPTIMVVVPRLFEVLRTRIMKQVQKQGGLAEKLMNTALEVGERRAAGAPKFGDGMKDFAVGRLLKPKIRQKFGGRIKAMVSGGAPLNPDVGIFFESMGLTMLQGYGQTEAGPVISCNRPAAGIAMHSVGPAMRGVDIKIAEDGEILVKGELVMHGYWQNEAETERTIKNGWLHTGDIGHLDEKQRIVITDRKKDMIVNDKGDNIAPQKVEGMLTLQPEIGQAMVAGDKKPYIVGLIVPDAEWMLEWCRAQGKQFDCKDVQELPEFRNAVRAAVDRVNKDLSVVEKVRQFAFSDEPFTIENEEMTPSMKIRRHKIKERYADRLNALYRG; the protein is encoded by the coding sequence GTGCTGTCGGACATCGATTCCGCCAACAATCTCGTCGAACTGTTTCTGAAGCGCGCGGACGAGAAGGGCGACCAGCCCTTCCTCGGTGCCAAGCGCGGCGGAGAATGGCAAACGATAAGCTGGGCCGAAGCGGCCGACCAAGTCTGCCTGCTCGCCGAGAACTTGCGCGCCCTGGGCCTCAAGGATGGCGACCGCGTGTGCCTCGTGTCGGAGAACCGGCCCGAATGGTGCATTTCGGATCTCGCGATCATGGCCGCCGGCTGCATCACCGTGCCGGCCTACATCACCAATACCGAGCGGGACCACGTCCATATCCTCGACAATTCGGGGTCCAAGGCGGTGATCGTCTCGAACGAGAAGCTTCTCAAGCCGCTGCACGGCGCGCTGCAGGCTTCGGGCGTGGCCGAACACGTCATCGGGATCGACGATCTCCACCGCCAGCAATCGGGCAGCTTTGCCTACCACAACTGGGACAAGGTGATGGCGGGCGACGCCGCCGCCGCAAGGGCTGCGGTCGAGGCGCGGATTGCGAATATCGGCCGGGGCGATACCGCCTGCATTATCTACACCAGCGGGACCGGCGGCGCGCCGCGCGGCGTGCTGCAGCACCATGGCGCGATCCTGTGCAACGCGGCCGGCGCGGCTGAAATCCTGATCAATGATTTCGGCATCGACGACGACGAACGCTTTCTCTCCTTCCTGCCATTGAGCCACGCCTATGAGCACACCGGCGGCCAGTTCCTGCCGATCGGCGTCGGCGCGCAGATCTACTATTCCGAAGGGCTGGAAAAGCTTGCCAGCAATATCGAGGAAACGCGCCCGACCATCATGGTCGTGGTCCCGCGCTTGTTCGAGGTCCTGCGCACCCGCATCATGAAGCAGGTCCAGAAGCAGGGCGGCCTTGCCGAAAAGCTGATGAACACCGCGCTCGAAGTCGGCGAACGGCGCGCGGCCGGCGCGCCCAAGTTTGGCGACGGGATGAAGGACTTTGCCGTCGGGCGCCTGCTCAAGCCGAAGATCCGCCAGAAGTTCGGCGGCCGCATCAAGGCGATGGTCTCGGGCGGCGCGCCGCTCAACCCCGATGTCGGCATCTTCTTCGAATCGATGGGCCTCACCATGCTGCAGGGATACGGCCAGACCGAAGCCGGCCCCGTCATCAGCTGCAACCGCCCGGCCGCCGGCATTGCCATGCATTCGGTCGGCCCGGCCATGCGCGGGGTGGACATCAAGATCGCCGAGGACGGGGAGATCCTCGTGAAGGGCGAGCTGGTCATGCACGGCTATTGGCAGAACGAGGCCGAGACCGAGCGCACAATCAAGAATGGCTGGCTGCACACGGGCGATATCGGCCATCTCGACGAAAAGCAGCGGATCGTCATCACGGACCGCAAGAAGGACATGATCGTCAACGACAAGGGCGACAACATCGCCCCGCAGAAGGTCGAAGGCATGCTGACCCTGCAGCCGGAGATCGGCCAGGCGATGGTGGCGGGCGACAAGAAGCCCTACATCGTCGGCCTGATCGTGCCCGATGCCGAATGGATGCTCGAATGGTGCCGCGCACAGGGCAAGCAGTTCGACTGCAAGGACGTCCAGGAGCTGCCCGAATTCCGCAACGCGGTGCGCGCGGCAGTCGACCGGGTGAACAAGGACCTCTCGGTTGTCGAGAAGGTCCGCCAGTTCGCTTTCTCGGATGAGCCCTTCACGATCGAGAACGAGGAAATGACTCCCTCGATGAAAATCCGCCGCCACAAGATCAAGGAACGCTACGCGGACCGGTTGAACGCGCTGTATCGGGGTTAG
- a CDS encoding cupin domain-containing protein, whose protein sequence is MRTILIGAPAVLLAALPLSAADGENVLPSALEAGWEGEKVCELRHQTETHRVLRCTFPPGVGHEKHFHPAHYGFALSGGTMRITDSRGTRTAELATGADYSSQGTDWHEVVNVGETTVTYLIIEEL, encoded by the coding sequence ATGCGCACAATCTTGATTGGCGCGCCGGCGGTACTGCTGGCGGCCTTGCCTCTGTCGGCTGCTGATGGCGAGAACGTACTTCCTTCGGCTCTCGAAGCAGGCTGGGAAGGCGAAAAAGTGTGCGAACTTCGTCACCAGACGGAAACGCATCGCGTGCTGCGCTGCACCTTCCCGCCGGGCGTGGGCCACGAGAAGCACTTTCATCCAGCGCACTATGGCTTTGCCCTAAGCGGCGGGACGATGCGGATCACTGACAGCCGCGGGACGCGCACGGCAGAGCTTGCCACCGGCGCCGACTATTCGAGCCAAGGCACCGATTGGCACGAGGTGGTCAACGTCGGCGAAACGACGGTCACTTACCTAATCATTGAAGAGCTTTAG
- a CDS encoding SUF system Fe-S cluster assembly regulator, whose protein sequence is MRLSNLADYAVVTMCAAARHCGGARTSAAELAAETGLPVPTVQKLVSKLSAAGLVRSTRGAGGGLQLARPAAAISVADIVEAVEGPIALTACVEGTDCSVEHDCSVKPHWPVVNDALRGALAAIPLTQLAGRETREHEIA, encoded by the coding sequence ATGCGCCTTTCAAACCTTGCCGACTACGCCGTTGTCACCATGTGCGCCGCCGCGCGCCATTGCGGTGGTGCGCGCACCAGCGCGGCGGAACTGGCGGCGGAAACCGGCCTGCCGGTCCCCACGGTCCAGAAGCTTGTAAGCAAGCTTTCGGCGGCCGGCCTCGTGCGCTCGACACGCGGGGCGGGCGGCGGGCTGCAGCTGGCGCGCCCGGCGGCGGCGATTTCGGTCGCCGACATCGTCGAGGCGGTGGAAGGGCCGATTGCGCTGACGGCCTGTGTCGAAGGAACCGATTGCTCGGTTGAGCACGACTGCTCGGTCAAACCGCACTGGCCGGTGGTGAACGACGCGCTGCGCGGCGCGCTGGCGGCGATTCCGCTGACCCAGCTTGCCGGGCGCGAAACGCGGGAACACGAGATAGCATGA